In Rouxiella sp. WC2420, the following proteins share a genomic window:
- a CDS encoding DUF2291 family protein, with the protein MSTLSTFSHQVSPRTLKRWGVTLAVTLALLVTIGLNTKVVKIGSAEDAAEQAFAPDKYGEKAFPEIQKSVMGRAVDAATLATALNADANAAKTKYGVGDALPVFSVSFTGVVGAGSSGIYQVKVAGLPDDLKIRLQTGPAINGTDLRDATGTIQFGDFKNQIEYQNAGSGINREMKKVVLSKIDTANLSGKTVKVTGVFRLLNPKNWLVTPVEMVVQ; encoded by the coding sequence ATGTCTACCCTTTCCACCTTTTCACATCAGGTCAGCCCAAGAACCCTAAAAAGGTGGGGTGTGACGCTGGCCGTCACACTGGCGTTGCTGGTTACCATTGGCCTGAATACGAAAGTGGTAAAAATCGGTTCCGCAGAAGATGCAGCCGAACAGGCTTTTGCACCGGATAAATACGGCGAAAAAGCGTTTCCTGAAATTCAGAAAAGCGTCATGGGCCGCGCGGTGGATGCTGCCACGCTGGCCACGGCGCTAAACGCTGATGCCAATGCAGCGAAAACCAAATACGGCGTCGGCGACGCTTTGCCGGTTTTTTCAGTTTCATTCACCGGCGTGGTCGGCGCAGGTTCCTCGGGAATTTATCAGGTGAAGGTCGCAGGACTGCCGGATGATCTCAAAATCCGTCTGCAAACCGGCCCGGCGATTAACGGCACAGACCTGCGCGACGCCACCGGCACCATCCAGTTTGGCGATTTCAAAAACCAGATTGAGTATCAAAATGCCGGTTCGGGTATTAACCGCGAGATGAAAAAAGTGGTGTTAAGCAAAATCGATACCGCCAATCTCAGCGGAAAAACCGTCAAAGTCACTGGCGTTTTCCGCCTGCTTAATCCGAAAAACTGGCTGGTAACGCCGGTGGAGATGGTTGTCCAATGA
- a CDS encoding sugar ABC transporter ATP-binding protein: MNTEKLLASLTGGEIVLSARNISKVYGSTHALKDVDFDIRRGQVTTLFGENGAGKSTLMKILSGVVTPSSGQILLNGEPVIFNSTNQARECGISIIHQELNLSPNMNVRDNIFVGRELHQATGVNFAEEERIARELMDELEEEIDPLTLVEDLRLGQQQIVEIARALAVKSRILIMDEPTSALSAVEVEVLFKIIRDLTSRGVAIVYISHHLEEALEITDRAVVLRDGVMTAYAKREDIDLQWIVRNMVGEHFDLGSPPTGYEFGQPALQVKDLTVKGPTGIKVVDNLSLEVRAGEIVCIYGLMGAGRTELMECIAGRTHAEKGSITLNNKEISGLSIADRIENGLALVPEDRQRDGLIQTMSVGENLSLASIGEFVKRMVLSPKREKQLVNDSIRNVTVKTSGGEATIGSLSGGNQQKVVIGKMLATHPKVVLLDEPSRGIDIGAKAEVFRLLAENAKKGLAVIYSTSEVGECLSVAHRIIVMSKGHISAIFDASATKEQIMAASGESLVA, translated from the coding sequence ATGAATACTGAAAAGTTATTAGCCAGCCTCACCGGGGGCGAGATAGTGCTGTCGGCACGCAATATCAGCAAAGTTTATGGTTCAACCCACGCTCTGAAAGATGTGGATTTTGATATTCGACGCGGCCAGGTGACTACGCTGTTTGGCGAGAACGGTGCTGGAAAATCGACACTGATGAAGATTTTGTCTGGCGTTGTTACGCCAAGCTCCGGACAAATCTTGCTCAACGGCGAGCCGGTTATCTTCAATTCGACCAATCAGGCGCGTGAATGCGGGATCTCAATCATTCATCAAGAGCTTAACCTTTCGCCGAATATGAACGTGCGCGACAACATTTTCGTTGGCCGTGAGCTGCATCAGGCCACTGGGGTGAATTTCGCCGAAGAAGAGCGAATCGCCCGTGAACTGATGGATGAGTTGGAAGAGGAAATCGACCCCCTGACCCTGGTAGAAGACTTACGCCTCGGCCAGCAGCAGATCGTCGAGATCGCTCGCGCGCTGGCGGTTAAATCGCGGATTTTGATTATGGACGAACCCACCTCGGCGCTCAGTGCGGTAGAGGTTGAAGTCCTGTTCAAGATCATTCGCGATCTCACCAGTCGAGGAGTGGCGATCGTCTACATCTCCCATCATCTGGAAGAAGCGCTGGAAATCACCGATCGCGCAGTGGTGCTGCGTGACGGCGTGATGACCGCCTATGCCAAACGTGAAGATATCGATTTGCAGTGGATTGTCCGCAACATGGTGGGTGAGCATTTTGATCTCGGTTCACCTCCGACCGGCTACGAGTTTGGGCAACCGGCGTTGCAGGTGAAAGATCTGACAGTGAAAGGCCCGACCGGAATCAAGGTGGTCGACAACCTGTCACTGGAAGTACGGGCCGGAGAAATTGTTTGTATTTATGGCCTGATGGGCGCAGGACGCACAGAGTTGATGGAATGTATCGCGGGCCGAACTCACGCGGAAAAAGGCAGTATTACTTTAAATAATAAAGAAATTTCAGGTTTAAGTATCGCCGACAGAATTGAGAACGGTTTGGCACTGGTGCCAGAAGACCGTCAGCGCGATGGGCTAATTCAGACCATGAGTGTCGGTGAAAATTTGTCTCTTGCCAGCATCGGGGAATTTGTAAAAAGAATGGTGTTGTCGCCCAAACGTGAAAAACAGCTGGTCAATGATTCCATTCGTAATGTGACGGTAAAAACCTCCGGCGGCGAGGCCACTATTGGCTCGCTGTCCGGCGGGAATCAGCAAAAAGTCGTGATCGGCAAGATGCTGGCGACGCATCCGAAAGTTGTCTTGCTTGACGAGCCCAGCCGCGGGATTGATATCGGTGCCAAGGCCGAAGTTTTCAGGCTACTGGCCGAGAATGCCAAAAAAGGGCTAGCGGTGATTTATTCCACCTCTGAAGTGGGCGAATGTTTGAGCGTGGCGCATCGCATCATCGTGATGAGCAAGGGGCATATTTCGGCCATCTTCGATGCCAGTGCTACCAAAGAACAGATTATGGCCGCCTCGGGCGAATCGCTGGTTGCCTGA
- a CDS encoding ABC transporter permease, which translates to MNNRTHALNTAPAPAEKARKKSAHRGFSIAKLLLEGRAFFALVLIIIVFSFMSPNYFDSANFLTMASHVAIFGLPAIGMLLVILNGGIDLSVGSTLGLAGVFAGFLMQGVNLQAFGVILYFPVWAVVILTIALGAVVGLVNGVLVAVFRVPAFVATLGSLYVARGIALLMTNGLTYNKLSGEQALGNTGFDWLGFNRIFNIPIGVLTLCVIALACGFLLSRTAFGRWLYASGGNERAADLSGVPVKRVKIIVYVLSGVCAAIAGLVLSSQLTSAGPTAGTTYELTAIAAVVIGGAALTGGRGNVRGTLLGAFVIGFLSDGLVIIGVSAYWQTVFTGAVIVLAVLLNTLQYGRRSK; encoded by the coding sequence ATGAACAACAGAACCCATGCCCTTAACACCGCGCCGGCTCCGGCGGAGAAGGCCAGGAAAAAATCGGCCCATCGCGGTTTCAGCATCGCCAAGCTGCTGCTGGAAGGACGCGCATTCTTTGCTTTAGTACTGATAATCATCGTGTTTTCGTTTATGTCACCGAATTACTTCGATTCAGCCAACTTCCTGACGATGGCTTCGCACGTTGCCATCTTCGGGCTGCCCGCCATCGGTATGCTGCTGGTTATCCTCAATGGCGGCATTGACTTGTCGGTGGGGTCCACGCTGGGTTTAGCCGGAGTATTTGCCGGTTTTCTGATGCAAGGCGTCAACCTTCAAGCCTTCGGGGTTATCCTCTATTTCCCTGTCTGGGCGGTAGTCATCCTGACCATTGCATTGGGCGCGGTGGTTGGGCTGGTTAACGGCGTGCTGGTCGCAGTGTTTCGCGTTCCGGCTTTCGTGGCAACCTTAGGCTCTTTATATGTTGCACGCGGTATTGCCCTGTTGATGACTAACGGCCTGACTTACAACAAACTTTCAGGCGAACAGGCGCTAGGCAATACCGGTTTTGACTGGCTCGGCTTCAACCGCATCTTCAACATTCCTATCGGCGTTTTGACCCTGTGTGTTATCGCGCTGGCCTGCGGTTTTCTGCTTAGCCGCACCGCGTTTGGCCGCTGGCTGTACGCATCAGGCGGTAACGAACGCGCCGCTGATCTCTCCGGTGTGCCGGTTAAACGCGTCAAAATTATCGTCTACGTGCTCTCCGGCGTGTGTGCTGCAATTGCCGGGCTGGTGCTTTCTTCCCAGCTGACCTCCGCAGGCCCGACCGCAGGGACTACCTATGAACTCACCGCGATTGCCGCCGTAGTGATAGGAGGTGCAGCGCTGACCGGCGGTCGCGGCAACGTGCGCGGCACACTGCTCGGCGCGTTTGTTATCGGCTTCCTTTCCGACGGCCTGGTGATTATCGGCGTATCAGCCTACTGGCAAACCGTGTTCACCGGTGCGGTTATCGTACTGGCCGTATTGCTCAACACCCTGCAATACGGAAGACGTAGCAAGTAA
- a CDS encoding D-ribose ABC transporter substrate-binding protein: MFHNSKRYLAIAAVAAMTVFATPSWAAKGLMTIIVNDPSNPYWYTEGQVAKAQAEKLGYSATVSAHKGDTNTESQLIDTAITNKSKAIILDPANADGSVGSVKKAIAAGIPVFVINAELNQSGLAKAQLVSNNAQGAALGAQEWVKAVGDSGNYVELLGSQSDNNAATRANGYDTVLSQYPDLKQVAKEVANWDRTQGYNKMQSMLQAHPDIKGVISGNDEMALGAIAALKEAGKLNQVKVGAFDGSPDAVDAVKAGTLAYTVMQPVAVFAAKAIDEADTFLKTGKTGAKQEKQLFDCVLINKDNAAKYTSAFKLSE, translated from the coding sequence ATGTTCCATAACAGTAAGCGTTACCTTGCGATTGCCGCCGTCGCTGCCATGACCGTGTTCGCTACCCCTTCCTGGGCGGCGAAAGGACTGATGACCATTATTGTCAACGACCCATCCAACCCTTACTGGTACACCGAGGGGCAGGTTGCCAAAGCGCAGGCTGAAAAATTGGGCTATTCCGCGACGGTCAGCGCACACAAAGGCGATACCAATACCGAAAGCCAGCTGATTGATACTGCGATCACCAACAAATCGAAAGCGATCATTCTTGATCCAGCCAACGCCGACGGCTCGGTAGGATCGGTTAAAAAAGCTATCGCCGCCGGCATACCGGTGTTTGTGATTAATGCCGAACTAAACCAGAGCGGTCTGGCCAAGGCGCAGCTGGTTTCCAACAATGCGCAAGGTGCCGCATTGGGTGCTCAGGAATGGGTTAAAGCGGTCGGCGACAGCGGTAATTATGTCGAGCTGCTGGGTTCTCAGTCTGACAACAACGCCGCGACCCGCGCCAACGGTTATGACACCGTGCTGTCGCAGTATCCTGATTTGAAACAGGTTGCCAAAGAAGTGGCCAACTGGGACCGTACTCAAGGCTACAACAAAATGCAGTCAATGTTGCAGGCTCATCCTGATATTAAAGGGGTAATCAGCGGTAATGACGAAATGGCGCTGGGTGCAATCGCCGCTTTGAAAGAAGCCGGCAAGCTGAATCAGGTTAAAGTTGGCGCTTTCGATGGTTCGCCTGATGCCGTTGACGCGGTTAAAGCCGGAACTCTGGCATATACCGTAATGCAGCCAGTGGCCGTATTTGCCGCCAAAGCCATTGATGAGGCTGATACCTTCCTGAAAACCGGCAAAACCGGGGCGAAACAAGAGAAACAGCTTTTCGACTGCGTGTTGATTAATAAAGACAACGCGGCGAAATATACTTCGGCATTTAAACTGTCCGAATAA
- a CDS encoding DeoR/GlpR family DNA-binding transcription regulator: MAQAPQNNAVDVFMAEVLPSDSRQARQLARRQLIVEAVMAEGAIRIEDITDRFSISLMTAHRDIDELVERGLLRKSRGVVSATATSLIESSDVYRSTRQLEEKCALAEVAAGYIEPGQAIFVDDSTTVLQMARYLPSKAPLTVITNSLTVMSELKEMRDITLMGLGGQFYNWCNAFMGQMTRKEIGNLQADMFFVSMSAIIDDRVYHQSAEMVETKRAMFDSSEKRILLIDHTKFERRALHSFANLAEFDVVIVNQGTPLPIIQRMKDKGINVVIAPMKPGTGIEAIDRE, from the coding sequence ATGGCTCAGGCTCCTCAAAATAATGCTGTCGATGTTTTCATGGCGGAAGTACTGCCCAGCGACAGCCGCCAGGCCAGACAGCTCGCGCGCCGCCAACTGATCGTCGAAGCGGTGATGGCCGAAGGGGCGATTCGTATAGAAGATATCACCGATCGTTTTAGTATCAGCCTGATGACTGCCCACCGCGATATCGACGAACTGGTCGAGCGTGGACTGCTAAGAAAATCACGCGGCGTGGTATCGGCAACGGCCACTAGCCTGATCGAGTCCAGCGACGTTTACCGTTCTACCCGCCAGTTAGAAGAAAAATGCGCCTTGGCCGAGGTAGCGGCCGGTTATATCGAACCGGGTCAGGCGATTTTCGTTGACGACTCCACCACCGTATTGCAGATGGCGCGCTATCTGCCATCCAAAGCGCCATTGACGGTGATCACCAATTCTCTGACCGTGATGAGCGAACTGAAAGAGATGCGCGACATCACGCTGATGGGCCTCGGCGGACAGTTTTATAACTGGTGCAATGCGTTTATGGGCCAGATGACGCGCAAAGAGATCGGCAATCTGCAGGCGGATATGTTTTTTGTCAGCATGTCGGCGATTATCGACGATCGCGTTTATCACCAATCTGCGGAAATGGTCGAGACAAAGCGCGCGATGTTTGACTCTTCCGAGAAAAGAATCCTGCTGATCGACCACACCAAATTCGAACGCCGCGCGCTGCACAGTTTTGCCAACCTCGCAGAATTCGACGTAGTGATCGTCAATCAGGGCACGCCTTTGCCAATCATTCAGCGTATGAAAGATAAAGGCATTAATGTAGTGATTGCGCCGATGAAACCGGGGACGGGAATTGAAGCTATAGACCGCGAATAA
- a CDS encoding SDR family oxidoreductase, which translates to MNLSLSNQVALVTGASSGLGFACAEGLAAQGASVVINYNSHAEPAEALAAKIISQGGQAIALGADVSKEDDVERLFEQTLAKFGALDILVANSGLQKDSPVGEMTLEQWNKVLEVNLTGQFLCARAALRQFRKQGSKRDVSRAIGKIIHMSSVHQIIPWGGHVNYAASKGGVDMLMRSIAQEIGGEKIRVNSVAPGAIATPINASSRAGDGTEKILKLVPYGRIGDPEDVANAVVWLASDLSDYVHGTTIFVDGGMSLYPGFQDNG; encoded by the coding sequence ATGAATTTGTCTTTGAGCAATCAGGTTGCACTCGTTACCGGTGCCAGTTCAGGTCTTGGCTTTGCCTGTGCCGAGGGATTAGCGGCACAGGGTGCCAGCGTAGTGATCAACTATAACAGTCATGCAGAACCTGCCGAGGCGCTGGCAGCAAAAATTATTTCGCAGGGCGGGCAGGCTATCGCATTAGGCGCAGACGTCTCGAAAGAGGATGATGTCGAGCGGCTGTTTGAACAAACGCTCGCAAAATTCGGGGCGTTGGATATTTTAGTGGCCAACTCTGGATTGCAGAAGGATTCCCCGGTTGGCGAGATGACTCTTGAACAATGGAACAAGGTATTAGAGGTCAATCTCACCGGCCAATTCCTTTGTGCCCGCGCCGCACTGCGCCAGTTTCGCAAGCAGGGTTCAAAAAGGGATGTAAGTCGTGCGATTGGGAAAATCATCCACATGAGCTCGGTACATCAGATTATTCCCTGGGGTGGGCACGTTAACTACGCTGCTTCAAAGGGCGGGGTGGATATGTTGATGCGCAGTATCGCTCAGGAGATTGGTGGCGAAAAGATCCGCGTCAACTCGGTAGCTCCGGGTGCAATAGCAACGCCTATAAATGCTAGCAGCCGTGCAGGCGACGGGACTGAAAAAATACTCAAGCTGGTGCCCTATGGTCGTATCGGCGACCCGGAAGATGTCGCCAATGCCGTGGTTTGGTTAGCCAGCGACCTTTCAGATTATGTCCACGGCACGACGATTTTCGTTGATGGCGGGATGAGCTTGTATCCAGGATTCCAGGATAACGGTTAA
- a CDS encoding VirK/YbjX family protein: protein MKNKELAPSRPNIITDLITGKLTPGSIWKQRNYRLKFMIRTAIYFGPTQKMLESLARRADFEYLLNAQTTLPGKPHRHYLMLGLSARQRAAAIVDYYRYIDSLPDLRLARAFISPHEVALLQLAGKGETNFTLLASSAHKADREGETTLWLRDNNDRLLASLTFCVLQVKADWCLVIGGLQGPRQQVSHEVIKDATRNCHGLFPKRLLMEFIWLLAARTSIRMIRGVSNDGHVFRALRYRLNKGRHFHASYDEFWESLGGIKENKQLWKLPVMAERKLLENIPSKKRAEYRRRFELMDSMAEQMNMPLPQPDESTIAEAI, encoded by the coding sequence ATGAAAAATAAAGAGTTAGCACCGTCACGTCCTAATATTATTACCGACTTGATTACTGGGAAACTTACGCCTGGTTCAATCTGGAAGCAAAGGAATTATCGTTTAAAATTTATGATTCGCACCGCAATTTATTTTGGTCCGACTCAAAAAATGTTGGAAAGTCTTGCTCGACGCGCAGACTTTGAATATTTATTGAATGCGCAAACTACGTTGCCTGGTAAACCCCATCGTCACTATTTGATGTTAGGGTTGAGTGCTCGTCAGCGTGCTGCAGCAATAGTCGATTACTACCGCTATATTGACTCGCTGCCAGACTTGCGATTGGCTAGGGCATTTATTTCCCCGCATGAAGTTGCATTGCTGCAATTAGCAGGAAAAGGCGAAACAAACTTCACTCTTTTGGCCTCTAGTGCGCACAAAGCCGATCGAGAGGGTGAAACAACACTTTGGCTGCGTGATAATAATGACAGGTTATTGGCTAGTTTGACGTTTTGTGTTTTACAGGTAAAAGCGGATTGGTGCCTGGTAATCGGCGGCCTTCAGGGACCTAGGCAACAGGTGTCTCATGAAGTTATTAAGGACGCTACGCGTAACTGCCACGGATTGTTTCCAAAAAGACTGTTGATGGAGTTTATCTGGCTATTGGCAGCGCGAACTTCTATCAGGATGATTCGCGGTGTCAGTAATGATGGGCATGTTTTTCGGGCGCTGCGTTATCGTTTGAACAAGGGGCGTCATTTTCACGCCAGTTATGATGAGTTCTGGGAATCGTTGGGTGGTATCAAGGAAAATAAACAGCTTTGGAAACTGCCCGTAATGGCTGAACGTAAGTTATTGGAAAATATTCCGAGCAAAAAAAGAGCCGAATATCGCCGTCGCTTCGAGTTGATGGATAGCATGGCCGAACAAATGAATATGCCTTTGCCTCAACCAGATGAAAGCACAATTGCCGAAGCTATATAG
- a CDS encoding STM2901 family protein, protein MDTTEQLNDTYFFDRLSNLSAEELLFWVMIDETLKQLGVKDLVGAASIILGNNIVGIPGKPKTATPGTSPASLFFRKHLSYKFRTRILPTLTKKSFSLRGIKIFWVNNLGAFVGRTVPVLGWVILAVDVSMIGYHTVNRYNTIARPEDRI, encoded by the coding sequence ATGGATACAACAGAACAGCTAAACGATACGTACTTCTTTGATAGACTTAGCAATCTTAGCGCTGAAGAGTTGCTCTTCTGGGTGATGATTGACGAAACGCTAAAGCAGTTGGGGGTCAAAGATCTAGTGGGTGCGGCATCAATCATTCTGGGAAACAACATCGTCGGTATCCCCGGGAAACCAAAAACAGCGACTCCAGGTACGTCTCCTGCTTCACTGTTTTTCCGCAAGCATTTGAGCTACAAATTTCGCACCAGAATTCTTCCAACTCTAACGAAGAAATCATTCTCTTTGAGAGGAATCAAAATATTTTGGGTTAACAATCTAGGCGCATTTGTTGGCAGAACAGTTCCTGTTTTGGGTTGGGTTATCTTGGCCGTAGATGTATCAATGATCGGTTATCATACCGTTAACAGGTATAACACCATTGCACGACCGGAGGACAGAATCTAA
- a CDS encoding DUF1493 family protein yields the protein MESYNEDEVREFILGHLPKVTGLFKKVIISDDEILQETFESEDIAALVEDLSAELNVDCKHFDLLRYYPWKTKSTFNKEPDNTTKKPLSLKMFIESAKVRRWLYN from the coding sequence ATGGAGAGTTACAACGAAGATGAAGTAAGGGAGTTTATTTTAGGACATCTTCCAAAAGTGACAGGCTTATTCAAAAAAGTCATTATTTCAGATGATGAAATACTACAGGAAACCTTTGAAAGTGAAGACATCGCAGCATTAGTTGAGGATTTATCTGCTGAGCTTAATGTGGATTGCAAGCATTTTGACTTACTTAGGTATTACCCTTGGAAAACGAAATCAACTTTCAATAAAGAGCCGGATAACACTACCAAAAAACCTCTATCACTCAAAATGTTTATTGAATCAGCAAAAGTTCGCCGATGGCTTTATAACTAA
- a CDS encoding MFS transporter produces the protein MMTDRFHSLGPVFFLLQTGTSLSQISGHIFRLALAWWCLKETNSAVAFSSLIAFSVAAEVYLKPFLASLGDQFNRIKFIFICQIFILAIMSLFCLAGAGGKFHMAAVTVGLISMSAVIAVREPTIMGLIPDLVGEGAVSQAISRRSAINSVIMLTGPVIAATLISFVSIGFALFTAALLQSLSALTFLRLLGKGSLTASAICEHESWFSKTRGGFTAMYRVKPELHIAMISALINFTMFPFFSVTVPYWISTELHLSASYLGAY, from the coding sequence ATGATGACTGATCGCTTCCACAGCCTTGGACCCGTTTTTTTTCTGCTGCAGACCGGAACCTCTCTCAGCCAGATTTCCGGGCATATCTTTCGCCTGGCTCTGGCATGGTGGTGTCTGAAGGAAACTAATTCTGCTGTCGCATTTTCATCACTGATTGCCTTTTCAGTGGCTGCAGAGGTATATCTCAAGCCGTTTCTTGCCTCACTTGGTGATCAATTCAACAGAATTAAATTCATATTCATCTGCCAGATATTCATTCTGGCGATAATGTCGCTGTTCTGCCTGGCCGGCGCTGGTGGGAAGTTTCATATGGCAGCTGTAACAGTGGGTCTCATCAGTATGAGTGCGGTCATTGCAGTCAGAGAACCCACGATTATGGGGCTAATTCCGGATCTGGTTGGAGAAGGCGCTGTATCCCAGGCAATTTCCCGTCGCTCAGCCATAAACTCGGTAATCATGCTGACGGGACCTGTAATCGCAGCAACACTGATATCTTTTGTCAGTATTGGGTTTGCACTGTTTACTGCAGCCCTCCTTCAAAGCTTGTCAGCACTGACATTTCTTCGTCTATTGGGCAAAGGATCTCTGACCGCATCGGCAATCTGTGAGCATGAAAGCTGGTTCAGTAAAACGCGTGGCGGATTTACGGCTATGTATCGTGTAAAGCCAGAACTGCATATTGCTATGATTTCTGCCTTGATAAATTTCACTATGTTTCCCTTTTTTTCTGTCACGGTTCCATACTGGATCAGTACTGAACTTCATCTGAGCGCTTCTTACCTGGGGGCTTATTAA
- a CDS encoding IS3 family transposase (programmed frameshift), with translation MRKIRFTEHQIIAVLKSVEAGRTVKDVCREAAISEASYYNWKAKYGGMEAADIKKIKDLEDENRRLKQMFADLSLECRALKDVIEKKPLKPAVKRELVNYLTAQFSMSLRQACRTLSLSRTVFRYQPDTRRDEAVIQSLTEAAERYPRYGFKKLFQVLRRQGHVWNHKRVHRIYCLLKLNFRRKGKQRLPVRNPAPLATPEALNQSWSIDFMHDALTCGRRFRTFNVVDDFNREALAIEIDLNIPAQRVVRVLDRIAANRGYPLKMRMDNGPELISLALAQWAEEHGVMLEFIKPGKPTQNAFIERFNRTYRTEILDFYLFRTLNEAREITERWLTEYNSERPHESLNNLTPEEYRLIAEKPELSKSAWN, from the exons ATGCGTAAGATTCGATTCACCGAACACCAGATCATCGCCGTTCTTAAGTCTGTCGAAGCCGGACGAACCGTCAAAGATGTCTGCCGCGAGGCCGCTATTTCAGAAGCCAGCTATTACAACTGGAAGGCGAAATATGGCGGGATGGAAGCCGCTGATATCAAAAAGATCAAAGATCTTGAAGACGAGAATCGTCGTCTGAAGCAGATGTTTGCCGATCTGAGTCTGGAATGCCGGGCGCTGAAAGACGTCATCGAAAAAAAGC CTTTAAAACCAGCGGTAAAGCGTGAGCTCGTCAACTATCTGACCGCGCAGTTTTCGATGAGCTTACGCCAGGCATGCAGGACGTTATCGCTGAGCAGGACGGTGTTTCGTTATCAACCGGATACACGACGTGATGAAGCAGTGATCCAGAGCCTGACTGAGGCGGCTGAACGCTACCCTCGCTACGGATTTAAGAAGCTTTTTCAGGTGCTTCGCAGGCAGGGGCACGTCTGGAATCACAAGCGGGTACACCGGATTTACTGTCTGTTAAAACTGAATTTTCGTCGCAAGGGTAAACAACGCCTGCCGGTGCGCAATCCGGCTCCGCTGGCAACGCCGGAAGCGCTCAATCAAAGCTGGTCCATCGATTTTATGCACGACGCGCTGACATGTGGCCGACGTTTTCGGACTTTCAATGTCGTCGATGATTTTAACCGTGAAGCTCTGGCTATCGAAATTGACCTGAATATCCCGGCACAGCGTGTCGTGCGGGTGCTGGACAGGATAGCGGCAAATCGTGGATATCCGCTGAAGATGCGAATGGATAACGGACCGGAACTGATATCACTGGCTCTGGCGCAATGGGCCGAAGAGCATGGCGTGATGCTGGAATTTATCAAGCCGGGTAAGCCAACACAGAACGCGTTTATAGAAAGGTTTAACCGAACGTACCGGACCGAAATACTGGATTTTTATCTGTTCAGAACGCTGAATGAAGCACGGGAAATCACAGAGCGCTGGCTGACGGAATACAACAGCGAGCGGCCTCATGAATCCCTGAATAACCTGACGCCGGAAGAATACCGGCTGATAGCTGAAAAACCGGAACTCTCAAAAAGTGCGTGGAACTAA
- a CDS encoding L-lactate dehydrogenase: MTSKVGIIGTGHVGADVAFSLVTQGLCDVLVLVDQDEKKAAAQALELQDMASLTASRTTVIANDYSVLADADVVVIAVGPKTMLKEDRLEELAETCSAVREAIPKLIASGFGGVIINITNPCDVITQIVQHTSGLPKAQVFGTGTSLDTARMKRVIGEFFNVDPKSVNGYVMGEHGESQFVAWSTVNIGGCPISELAGEEQPDWTALESSVRGGGWAILQGKGWTSFGIATATARLVDAVLSNAQSVYPVAVWDETQQVYIGQPAIIGRNGIVKVLKPVLESREQALFDASARVISNAFNSTL, translated from the coding sequence ATGACCAGTAAGGTGGGTATCATCGGAACGGGGCATGTCGGCGCTGACGTGGCATTTTCACTCGTAACCCAGGGTCTGTGCGACGTCCTGGTATTAGTTGATCAGGATGAAAAGAAAGCGGCTGCGCAGGCGCTGGAACTGCAGGATATGGCATCCCTTACTGCATCTCGAACTACAGTGATCGCCAATGATTACAGCGTATTAGCTGACGCTGACGTAGTGGTCATCGCCGTTGGCCCCAAAACCATGCTGAAAGAGGATCGTCTTGAGGAGCTGGCCGAGACCTGCTCCGCCGTGCGTGAAGCAATTCCTAAACTAATTGCCAGTGGTTTTGGCGGCGTGATTATTAATATCACCAATCCGTGCGACGTAATAACTCAGATTGTGCAGCATACCAGCGGGCTGCCCAAGGCACAGGTGTTCGGCACCGGCACTTCATTGGACACTGCACGCATGAAGCGTGTTATTGGAGAATTCTTTAACGTCGACCCAAAAAGCGTTAACGGCTACGTGATGGGCGAGCACGGCGAATCACAGTTTGTTGCCTGGAGCACGGTGAATATCGGCGGATGCCCGATCAGCGAACTTGCCGGAGAAGAACAACCAGATTGGACGGCGCTAGAATCTTCAGTTCGTGGTGGCGGATGGGCGATTTTACAGGGCAAAGGCTGGACTAGTTTTGGTATCGCCACGGCGACCGCGCGACTGGTTGACGCCGTTTTGTCTAATGCACAAAGCGTTTACCCTGTGGCCGTGTGGGACGAGACTCAGCAGGTTTACATTGGTCAGCCGGCGATAATTGGCCGCAATGGCATTGTAAAAGTGCTTAAACCTGTTCTCGAAAGTCGCGAACAGGCATTATTCGATGCTTCAGCCAGAGTGATTTCAAACGCATTCAATAGCACACTGTAA